From the Selenomonas timonae genome, one window contains:
- a CDS encoding glycogen/starch/alpha-glucan phosphorylase has product MAQKDQVNRPTGKALETMKKILKSRFITTAHVMFGREVEELTEVEIYKTIAATAKQSISDNWIKTNKQYGERKEKQIYYFSIEFLLGRLLKSNLINLGIEEALKDVLKDFKLNLSDAYEAEPDAGLGNGGLGRLAACFIDSLAAHRLPGHGCTIRYQYGLFEQKIVGGNQVEIPDNWLRDGFAWEYRKPDKSVDVKFGGNAYMRDMGDGKLELVHENPMIVMAVPYDMPIVGYHNATVNTLRMWNAEVNRDFSDYGMLTQEQIQQRNDYRSFVESITRYLYPDDSTFEGRRMRLIQEYFFVSAGVQSIVRHYKKTGMSIYDFGKKIGIHINDTHPALCVAELMRVLVDDEGLTWEDAWAITRDTIAYTNHTIMPEALETWGVDMFRPLLPRIYMIIDEINRRHVEEVRRRYPNNEDKVRALSIIQDGVIHMARLSIVGGHSVNGVAKIHTGILKSTTLKDFYDYTPRKFNNKTNGITHRRWLMGANPELAALIDDTLGSHEWHRHPEKMDGLHDHVADKNFREQLMKIKHLRREGLARYIEQHNGVKLNPDSMFDIQVKRIHSYKRQLMNILHIMYRYHRALSEPGFLTQPVTYFFGGKAAPGYYIAKETIRLINVVADCINKDKRVNDFMKVIFIENFGVSIGELVYPAADVSEQISTASKEASGTGNMKFMMNGAITLGTLDGANVEIRDAVGNEHCVIFGLKAEEVMNYYATGAYSAWDEYHTNEKVRTVMNQLVDGTYGDFRSLYDYLLHANDEFFILKDFNAYDNARIEVMRRFKDKDGWARTAAMNVAHSGGFSSDRTIDEYAREIWDIHPVIIS; this is encoded by the coding sequence TTGGCACAGAAGGATCAGGTCAACCGACCGACGGGGAAGGCTCTCGAGACGATGAAGAAAATCTTGAAGAGTCGCTTCATCACAACCGCGCATGTTATGTTTGGCCGCGAGGTAGAAGAACTGACGGAGGTCGAGATCTACAAGACGATCGCGGCAACCGCCAAACAGTCCATCTCGGATAATTGGATCAAGACGAATAAGCAGTACGGGGAGCGCAAGGAGAAGCAGATCTACTATTTCTCCATCGAATTCCTGCTTGGGCGTCTGCTGAAATCCAACCTTATCAACCTCGGCATCGAGGAGGCGCTGAAGGATGTCCTCAAGGATTTCAAGCTGAACCTCTCGGATGCCTATGAGGCGGAGCCGGATGCAGGCCTCGGCAACGGCGGCCTCGGCCGCCTTGCGGCGTGCTTCATCGACTCGCTCGCAGCGCATCGTCTGCCGGGGCACGGCTGTACGATTCGTTACCAGTACGGACTCTTCGAGCAGAAGATTGTCGGCGGCAACCAGGTCGAGATTCCCGACAACTGGCTGCGTGATGGCTTTGCATGGGAGTATCGTAAGCCGGATAAGTCTGTCGATGTCAAATTCGGCGGCAACGCCTATATGCGTGACATGGGTGACGGCAAGCTCGAGCTTGTCCACGAGAACCCTATGATCGTCATGGCAGTGCCGTACGATATGCCGATTGTCGGCTACCACAACGCGACGGTCAACACGTTGCGCATGTGGAATGCGGAGGTTAACCGCGACTTCTCCGACTATGGCATGCTGACACAGGAGCAGATTCAGCAGCGCAACGACTACCGCAGCTTTGTCGAGTCCATCACGCGCTATCTCTATCCCGATGACAGTACATTCGAGGGGCGCCGCATGCGCCTCATTCAGGAGTACTTCTTCGTCTCCGCCGGCGTGCAGAGTATCGTCCGTCACTACAAGAAGACGGGGATGAGCATCTACGATTTCGGCAAGAAGATCGGCATCCACATCAACGACACCCATCCTGCGCTCTGCGTGGCAGAACTCATGCGTGTTCTCGTTGATGATGAGGGGCTGACGTGGGAGGATGCGTGGGCGATCACGCGCGACACGATTGCATATACGAACCACACAATCATGCCCGAGGCGCTTGAGACATGGGGCGTGGATATGTTCCGCCCACTGCTCCCGCGCATCTACATGATTATCGACGAGATCAACCGCCGTCATGTCGAGGAGGTGCGCCGTCGCTATCCGAACAACGAGGACAAGGTGCGTGCACTCTCCATCATTCAGGACGGCGTGATCCACATGGCGCGTCTCTCCATCGTCGGCGGGCACAGTGTCAACGGTGTCGCAAAGATCCACACGGGCATTCTGAAATCCACGACGCTCAAGGATTTCTACGACTATACGCCGCGCAAGTTCAACAACAAGACGAACGGCATCACGCATCGCCGTTGGCTCATGGGGGCGAATCCCGAGCTTGCCGCACTGATCGACGATACACTCGGCAGCCATGAGTGGCATCGCCATCCCGAGAAGATGGACGGACTGCACGACCATGTTGCGGATAAGAACTTCCGCGAGCAGCTCATGAAGATCAAGCATCTGCGTCGTGAGGGGCTTGCACGCTACATCGAGCAGCACAACGGGGTGAAGCTGAACCCGGACTCCATGTTCGACATCCAGGTCAAGCGCATTCACTCCTATAAGCGGCAGCTGATGAACATTCTGCACATCATGTACCGCTACCACCGTGCACTCAGCGAGCCGGGCTTCCTGACGCAGCCCGTGACCTATTTCTTCGGCGGTAAGGCAGCGCCTGGTTACTATATTGCAAAGGAGACGATCCGCCTCATCAACGTGGTTGCAGATTGCATCAACAAGGACAAGCGTGTCAACGATTTCATGAAGGTCATCTTCATCGAGAACTTCGGCGTATCGATCGGCGAGCTGGTCTATCCCGCAGCGGATGTCAGCGAACAGATCTCCACGGCGTCGAAGGAGGCATCGGGCACGGGCAACATGAAGTTCATGATGAACGGCGCGATTACGCTCGGCACGCTTGACGGCGCGAACGTCGAGATCCGCGATGCGGTGGGCAATGAGCACTGCGTCATCTTCGGCCTCAAGGCGGAGGAGGTCATGAACTACTACGCGACGGGCGCCTACTCGGCGTGGGATGAATACCACACGAACGAGAAGGTACGCACGGTGATGAACCAGCTCGTCGACGGCACCTATGGGGATTTCCGTTCGCTGTATGACTATCTCCTGCATGCGAACGATGAATTCTTTATACTCAAGGATTTCAATGCGTATGACAACGCGCGCATTGAGGTCATGCGGCGGTTCAAGGACAAGGACGGCTGGGCACGCACGGCGGCAATGAACGTCGCGCACTCCGGCGGATTCTCGTCCGACCGCACGATTGACGAGTATGCACGGGAGATCTGGGACATCCATCCCGTCATTATCTCGTAG